In Arachis hypogaea cultivar Tifrunner chromosome 2, arahy.Tifrunner.gnm2.J5K5, whole genome shotgun sequence, a genomic segment contains:
- the LOC112735829 gene encoding uncharacterized protein, with translation MASTEGLVPITRAYLASYYDKYPFPPLSDDVSRLSSEIRSISNDLLRQHPPNQGESMLIKEADGQPPHKIDENMWKNREYIEETIFLLDKPNWPEALKQQSSPSEVEYAVILGQLKDKLYSTLKFLESFQAKNSEHVFNTVMTYLPQDFRGTLLRQQRERSERNKQAEVDALVNSGGSIQERYALLWKQQMDRRRQLAQLGSATGVYKTLVKYLVGVPQVLLDFVRQINDDDGPMEEQRHRYGPPLYSLTSMILSIRLFLSLLWIRYGATKLKREQLALLEEAVEVYTREFERFLKFISEVFANAPFFISAEVAGALDASKNDDYKEITVPAGKTYEVLLSVDSVNSYIAWDFSLVQGKINMDIGFSLEFLSPSGDKTLMLPYRRYESDQGNFCTLMGGSYKLIWDNTYSTFFRKVVRYKVDCIPPVTEPVESD, from the exons ATGGCTTCCACGGAGGGTTTGGTACCAATAACTAGGGCTTATCTTGCTTCTTATTACGACAAATACCCCTTTCCACCTCTTTCTGACGATGTCTCTCGCCTTTCTTCTGAGATTCGATCAATTTCCAATGACTTGCTCCGTCAGCATCCTCCTAACCAAG GAGAAAGCATGTTAATAAAAGAAGCAGATGGCCAACCACCGCATAAAATTGATGAGAACATGTGGAAGAATAGAGAATACATTGAAGAGACGATTTTTTTACTTGATAAACCTAACTGGCCAGAAGCG CTGAAACAGCAGTCCTCACCTAGTGAAGTAGAATATGCTGTTATACTTGGGCAGCTGAAAGATAAACTTTATAGTACTTTGAAGTTTTTGGAATCTTTCCAAGCAAAGAATTCTGAGCATGTGTTTAACACAG TTATGACATATTTACCTCAAGACTTTCGAGGAACACTCCTCAGACAGCAACGGGAGCGCTCGGAGAGGAATAAGCAAGCAGAGGTTGATGCTTTGGTAAATTCTGGTGGTAGCATACAAGAGCGATATGCTCTTCTTTGGAAACAACAAATGGATAG GAGAAGGCAGTTGGCTCAGCTCGGTTCTGCAACCGGAGTCTATAAAACACTTGTGAAGTATCTTGTTGGAGTTCCACAG GTATTGCTTGATTTTGTTAGGCAGATAAACGATGATGATGG gcCCATGGAGGAGCAGCGTCATCGCTATGGACCACCATTATATAGCCTCACTTCGATGATTCTTTCTATTCGACTCTTTCTTTCATTATTATGGATACGATATGGGGCCACGAAACT AAAAAGGGAGCAGCTGGCTCTGCTGGAAGAAGCTGTTGAAGTCTACACCAGAGAGTTTGAGAGATTCCTGAAATTTATTAG TGAGGTCTTTGCAAATGCACCTTTTTTCATCTCAGCAGAGGTTGCCGGTGCTTTGGATGCAAG CAAAAATGATGACTACAAAGAGATAACTGTTCCAGCTGGCAAAACTTATGAG GTTTTGCTCTCAGTGGACTCCGTAAACTCGTACATTGCATGGGATTTTTCATTAGTACAAGGCAAGATAAATATG GATATTGGATTTAGTTTGGAGTTTTTAAGTCCTTCTGGCGACAAAACT CTGATGTTACCGTACCGCCGCTACGAGTCTGACCAA GGAAACTTCTGCACATTGATGGGTGGAAGCTATAAGCTGATATGGGACAACACGTACTCAACCTTTTTTAGAAAG GTAGTGCGATACAAGGTAGATTGTATACCACCAGTAACAGAGCCCGTGGAATCTGACTGA
- the LOC112735840 gene encoding (+)-neomenthol dehydrogenase, with amino-acid sequence MEEAPQRYAVVTGANKGIGLEVVRQLASNGVKVVLTSRDEKRGLHALETLKDLSDFVFFHQLDVADPASVASLADFIKSKFGKLDILVNNAGISGVVITDNDLIVSVILTPQDLSEEELEKARIETYELGEECLQINYYGSKRTTESLLPLLQLSDSPTIVNVSSSLGILERISNKWGKGVLSDVENLTVERVDVVLKEFMKDFKEGSLKDKGWPAVFGAYTLSKAAMNAYTRILAKMLPTFCVNCLCPGYIKTDITANTGFYTVEEGAANVVRLALLPNGSPSGLFYNRSEVHSY; translated from the exons ATGGAAGAAGCTCCACAAAG GTATGCAGTTGTGACTGGAGCAAACAAAGGAATTGGATTGGAGGTAGTAAGGCAATTGGCTTCAAATGGAGTGAAGGTTGTGTTGACTTCAAGAGATGAGAAGAGAGGCCTTCATGCTTTGGAAACCCTCAAAGATCTCTCTGATTTTGTGTTCTTTCACCAGCTTGATGTTGCTGATCCTGCAAGTGTTGCTTCTCTTGCAGATTTCATCAAATCCAAATTTGGCAAACTTGATATTCTG GTTAACAACGCAGGGATTAGTGGAGTTGTAATTACAGACAACGATTTAATCGTTTCAGTAATATTGACACCCCAG GATTTATCTGAAGAAGAACTAGAAAAAGCAAGGATTGAAACATATGAATTAGGCGAAGAATGTTTGCAAATAAATTATTACGGTTCTAAAAGAACCACTGAATCTCTTCTTCCCCTCCTCCAGCTATCTGATTCACCAACAATTGTGAACGTGTCATCTTCTTTGGGAATATTAGAG CGTATATCAAACAAATGGGGCAAAGGGGTGTTAAGTGATGTCGAAAACCTTACTGTAGAGAGAGTGGATGTGGTGTTAAAGGAGTTTATGAAAGATTTCAAAGAAGGGTCATTAAAAGACAAAGGCTGGCCTGCGGTTTTTGGTGCCTACACTCTGTCCAAAGCTGCTATGAATGCCTATACAAGAATTCTTGCCAAAATGTTGCCTACTTTTTGCGTCAATTGTCTTTGTCCTGGTTATATTAAGACTGATATCACTGCAAATACTGGCTTTTATACGGTGGAAGAAGGTGCTGCTAATGTTGTGAGATTAGCATTACTTCCAAATGGTAGTCCTTCTGGTCTTTTTTATAACAGGAGTGAAGTGCATTCCTATTAA